TTCTGATTATCAGAAAGCTATAGAGCACGCCATAGCAGAAGCACGTTTAGAGATTGATCAAATCACAAATTCTACGGAGCCACCCACATTTACAAACACAATTGCTGCATTAGATTATGCCGGTTATAAATTAGACCGGGTAAGCAGTGTTTTTTTTAATATAAATAGCGCAGAAACAAATGATGCAATTCAGAAAACAGCGCAGGAAGTTTCCCCGCTCCTATCTGAATTCTCAAATGACATAACACTTAATGAGACGCTATTTAAGCGCGTAAAGCAGGTGTATGATGTACGTGAGACATTAGAACTTACCCGAGAAGAACAGGTTTTATTAGAAAAAAAATACAAAGGTTTTGCTCGAAATGGAGCGAATCTTCCCGAAGATAAAAAAGCGCGCCTTCGAGAAATTGACACTAAACTTTCTAAACTTGCTTTAACTTTTGGTGAGAATATTTTAGCCGAGACTAACAAATACGAACTTCATATCACAAATGAGGCTGATCTTGCAGGATTACCCGAAAGTACTAAGGAGGCTGCCGCACAAACGGCTGAAGAAAAAGGTAAAGAGGGATGGGTTTTTACACTTGAATATCCCAGTTATATACCTTTTATGAAGTATGCCGAAAATAGAGAATTGCGTAAAGAAATGGCAATTGCTTTTGGAGCAAAAGGTTTTCATAATGATGATTTAGATAATCAGCAAAACGTACTTAACATTGTAAATCTGCGTCACGAGCGAGCTAACCTCTTAGGTTACAAAACCCACGCGCACTTTGTTCTTGAAGAACGTATGGCAAAAAATCCTGAGAATGTAACTCGTTTTCTTGAAGATTTGTTAGAAAAGGCAAAACCAGCTGCCGAACTCGAGTTTAAACAACTTGAGAGTTTTGCTAAAGAACGTGATGGGATTGACCAATTACAAAAGTGGGATAGCGCTTTCTATTCTGAAAAATTAAAGCAACAACTGTTTGAGCTTGATGACGAACTTCTAAAACCTTATTTCAAATTAGAAAACGTAATTGAAGGCGTATTTACCGTAGCCAATAAATTATACAACTTGAGATTTGTCGAAGTTTTTGACATTCCTACCTACCATAAAGACGTAAAAACCTATCAGGTATTTGACGAGAAAGATAACTTTATTGCATTATTCTATGCAGATTTTCATCCCAGAGCAGGAAAACGTGGTGGTGCATGGATGACTCAATTTAAATGTCAATTTATTAAAGACGGTATTAATGAACGCCCACATGTATCTAATGTGTGCAACTTCACAAAACCTACCGCTTCAAAACCCTCTTTACTTACTTTTAATGAGGTAACAACATTGTTTCATGAGTTTGGTCACGGCTTACACGGTATGCTTGCCAATACAACTTATCCTAGCCTGTCTGGCCCTTCTGTATTTTGGGATTTTGTAGAATTACCCAGTCAGATTTTAGAGAACTGGTGTTATGAACCGGAAGCATTAGCACTTTTTGCTAAACATTATGAAACCGGCGAAACCATACCCATGGTTTTAATTGATAAAATTAAGAATGCTGCTAATTTTCAGGAAGGGATGCAAACCCTACGCCAATTGAGTTTTGGTATTCTTGATATGTCATGGCACGGTGCAGACCCTAGCGGAATAACCAGCGTTAAAGCACACGAAGATGCTGCTTTTGAAAACACCAAACTATATCCAGATGTTGCTAAAAATTGTATGAGTGTCGCATTCTCTCACATCTTTCAAGGCGGGTACTCTAGTGGTTACTACTCCTACAAATGGGCAGAAGTTCTCGACGCAGATGCATTTGCTTATTTTCAGGAAAATGGTATTTTTAACAAAGAAATAGCTCAAAAATTTAAAGATCACGTACTTTCTCAAGGAGGTACCGAAGATCCTATGGTTTTGTATAAGCGTTTCCGCGGAAAAGAACCTAATCCTGAAGCTTTACTAAAAAGAGCAGGATTAATAAACTAAATCACAAATGGCAAATTGCCCAAACTGCAAGTCTAAATTATCAACTTTGAAAGTTTTAAAAAGCTTTTGGAGTTTAAAAAGATATCCACCATTTAGTTGCTCAACCTGCGAAACAGAACTAAATCACACTACTTCTAACCGTATGTCAGGAGGTCTAGTAGTTGGGATTGCAATATTCCTCTCAATGACTTACACAAGTAATCGTGATTTTGCTATTAATAAAACATTTGTTACAATTCTACTCATGCTTTGTATAGCATTATTACTATCTGTTGTAGCAGTGCAGTTCTTTAAAATTGAAAAACACTGATTAAAATGAGAAAGCTTATTGGTTTAAAAAAATAGATCAATAAGCTTTTTTTTCAGTTTAGGCCTACCTACCTATTCTTCTCCTCGATCCATTTACTCATAAATTTAGAAGCCTGTAACGACTGATGCCAAAGCATAGACCCTGTAAAATTTGCCTGACGGTGATGTTCTAAATTCAGCTTTAATTCATTTAGTCGTTCTGCGAATTGTGGTTGCCAGCTACTCGCTAAAAAACGCGTATTTATTATTTCAATTCCATTAGATTGAGCTTGTTGCCATTTATCTTTATTTACATATAATTCTATGGCGGCTTGCGCAAAAAGATTAGAATCGTCAGTTATGCTTCCATTAAAGGGTAAATCTCCGTGCATTCCTTCAGCACCCACCGTGCTGGTTACGGCAGGAGTACCACATTGCATAGCTTCTAGTAATTTTCCTTTTAAACCTGCTCCGGTCAATAATGGCGCCACTAATACGCGCGCATTTTCAATAACTTCAAAGGCACTTTCGGCTCTGCCTAAAACATAAAAGTTCTCTTTAGGATTATGCAATTGCGTATGCTTTTCGGCAGGATACGAACCATAAACACGCATTTGAGCGTCGGGAAGTTGTTTTTTGATTAGCGGCCAGATTTCTGTTTTTAATTGGCGTACCGAAAGCCAATTAGGCTCGTGTCGAAAATTACCTATTGTAACAAAATGAGCACGATTTTCATACGTTTTCCAACTATTAATAGTAGCATCGCTTACTTGATCAACCATAAATGGTAGATAGAAAATTTGCTGACCTGGAACCTTAAAATAAGATTGTAAAAGCTGCATTTCTATCTCAGAAATAACTAAAGACAAATCACAGCGGTAAATACTTGCAACTTCGCGTTTAGCAAAATCGTTATCTAAAAATTGCTCAGAAAAAATTTCCCCTGCCTTTAGCGCCGCTTCCCTACCCTTACGTAATCCGTGAAGGTCTATGGTTTCTAAAACTCGAATCGCATGGGGACACTGTTCTTTTACACGCCAACCAAATTGCTCCTCTACTACAAACTTGTCAAAAAGAACAAGAGCTGGATCAAGTTCTTTTATATAAGTATCAAAAGACGAATTATTTAATTGTATCTCTTGAGTAAACACCTGCTGTTCATTAAGATTTTCTGCATACGCCGTTTTGCCTGCGGCACAAGCAAAA
The sequence above is a segment of the Leeuwenhoekiella sp. MAR_2009_132 genome. Coding sequences within it:
- a CDS encoding M3 family metallopeptidase; amino-acid sequence: MLDKILISQKTYRKLKNSENILLKTFDITPFDLIQDSDYQKAIEHAIAEARLEIDQITNSTEPPTFTNTIAALDYAGYKLDRVSSVFFNINSAETNDAIQKTAQEVSPLLSEFSNDITLNETLFKRVKQVYDVRETLELTREEQVLLEKKYKGFARNGANLPEDKKARLREIDTKLSKLALTFGENILAETNKYELHITNEADLAGLPESTKEAAAQTAEEKGKEGWVFTLEYPSYIPFMKYAENRELRKEMAIAFGAKGFHNDDLDNQQNVLNIVNLRHERANLLGYKTHAHFVLEERMAKNPENVTRFLEDLLEKAKPAAELEFKQLESFAKERDGIDQLQKWDSAFYSEKLKQQLFELDDELLKPYFKLENVIEGVFTVANKLYNLRFVEVFDIPTYHKDVKTYQVFDEKDNFIALFYADFHPRAGKRGGAWMTQFKCQFIKDGINERPHVSNVCNFTKPTASKPSLLTFNEVTTLFHEFGHGLHGMLANTTYPSLSGPSVFWDFVELPSQILENWCYEPEALALFAKHYETGETIPMVLIDKIKNAANFQEGMQTLRQLSFGILDMSWHGADPSGITSVKAHEDAAFENTKLYPDVAKNCMSVAFSHIFQGGYSSGYYSYKWAEVLDADAFAYFQENGIFNKEIAQKFKDHVLSQGGTEDPMVLYKRFRGKEPNPEALLKRAGLIN
- a CDS encoding TIGR04104 family putative zinc finger protein, with protein sequence MANCPNCKSKLSTLKVLKSFWSLKRYPPFSCSTCETELNHTTSNRMSGGLVVGIAIFLSMTYTSNRDFAINKTFVTILLMLCIALLLSVVAVQFFKIEKH
- a CDS encoding glycosyltransferase family 4 protein, which codes for MKALIIGNVWPEPVSSAAGARILQLLEALKKQNFEIHFACAAGKTAYAENLNEQQVFTQEIQLNNSSFDTYIKELDPALVLFDKFVVEEQFGWRVKEQCPHAIRVLETIDLHGLRKGREAALKAGEIFSEQFLDNDFAKREVASIYRCDLSLVISEIEMQLLQSYFKVPGQQIFYLPFMVDQVSDATINSWKTYENRAHFVTIGNFRHEPNWLSVRQLKTEIWPLIKKQLPDAQMRVYGSYPAEKHTQLHNPKENFYVLGRAESAFEVIENARVLVAPLLTGAGLKGKLLEAMQCGTPAVTSTVGAEGMHGDLPFNGSITDDSNLFAQAAIELYVNKDKWQQAQSNGIEIINTRFLASSWQPQFAERLNELKLNLEHHRQANFTGSMLWHQSLQASKFMSKWIEEKNR